The genomic stretch ACTGCCCGTCAGCCTGAGGCTCGTGGCGCCATGATGAGCACTGCGTATATCGGTTTCGCAGTGGTTGAGGCGCTGGCCATTCTCGGCTTCGTGCTGGCCTTTATCGCTGGTTAAAGCAGGTCTTGATGACCGGGTTTGGATTGATTCCCCTAGAGGGAACATTTGGCCCACTGGCTCCTGAGCATTGGTCGGAGGTGGTGGTTGGGTTCGTGCTGGCCGTTTTGATTGCCTTTGGTGTTCAAAAGTTCGTGGTGCCTAAGTTCGAGACGATGTATGCCGAGCGATCGAATGAGATCGAGGGCGGTATTCGTCGATCTGAGCAGGCGCAACTAGAAGCTAAAGCATCTAAAGCTGAGTATCAGGCGCTCTTGGATCGAGCGCGCGGGGATTCAGTTGCGGCTCGCGAGAAAGCTAAAGAGCAAGCGGCAGCAATAGTCGCTGAAGCTAGGGATCAGGCTCAGCATGAGGCTGAACGCATGATTGCGCAAGCCAGGGCACAGATCGAATCTGAACGTGCTGAGGCTTTTAGCCAGTTGCAGAAAGAAGTTGGCGGCTTGGCAACCACCTTGGCTGGGCGAATCATCGGCGAAGAGCTTTCAAATTCTGAGGCTGCCAGCCGTACCGTGGATCGTTTCCTAACCGAGTTGGAGTCGAAATGACCAGCACGGTAGTGACGCTAGATAGTCGACTAAGCCAGTCAAAAGCGGTCTCAGGCGCGACTCGGATGGTAGCCGAGGAGTTATTCGCGGTTACCGATGAGCTTGCGGCCAAGCCTAAATTGCGCAGGCTTTTGTCGGGATTGACGCTCACTACCGAGCAGCGAGTGAATCTCGTGCGTGAATTGTTTGGTAAGCAGCTATCGACGCAAACAGTGGATATTCTTGTGGCCGCAGTGGAATTGGATTGGGATAGCCCACTGGATTTTGCTAGAGCGCTTGAGAGTCAAGGTCTCGACATTATTTTGGATGTCGCTGAAAATACCGAGCTTGTGCTTGAGCAGTTATTTGCGTTTGGACGTTACACCAATAGAAACCAAGATTTACGCTCGACTTTAAGCGATGAAGCTATTCCGATTGCTGATCGCCGTCAGTTAGTAGAAGAAGCTCTTAGCGGATGCTTGCCGACAACCATTTTATTGGCTCAGCGGGCAGTAGGCAGAGCGAATAACTACGAGCATGCTGTGGGTATGTACATCGAGGAAGTGGCTCTAAAACGGGGTCGCAAAGTTGCTCGTGTGACAGTTGCCCAACCGCTTAGCCCAAGCCAGCGTGACAGGTTAGAAAAAGCATTGAGCAAAATTTACTCATCAGAAATTGATTTGGTGATCGACATCGATGCCTCGGTGTTAGGCGGGGCACGAATTGATGTTGGATACGAGGCAATAGACGCAACGATTTCGGGTCGTCTTGATGGCTTGCGTCGGACGCTGAACGAAGAAAAATGAATTAGATAGGCATATGGAGCATTACTCATGGCTGAATTGACCATTCGTCCCGAACAGATTCGGGATGCTCTCGATAAATTCGTAACGAGCTATACGCCCGCAACGAGCACCCGCAACGAGGTGGGTACCGTCATAAGTTCTGGCGACGGTATCGCACGAGTAGAAGGCCTGCCAGGGACTATGGCCAATGAGCTCTTACGCTTTGAAAATGGCCG from Vaginimicrobium propionicum encodes the following:
- the atpE gene encoding ATP synthase F0 subunit C — protein: MTPMELVGSINVLGYALATLGPAIGVAWIFASVINGTARQPEARGAMMSTAYIGFAVVEALAILGFVLAFIAG
- a CDS encoding F0F1 ATP synthase subunit delta, whose product is MTSTVVTLDSRLSQSKAVSGATRMVAEELFAVTDELAAKPKLRRLLSGLTLTTEQRVNLVRELFGKQLSTQTVDILVAAVELDWDSPLDFARALESQGLDIILDVAENTELVLEQLFAFGRYTNRNQDLRSTLSDEAIPIADRRQLVEEALSGCLPTTILLAQRAVGRANNYEHAVGMYIEEVALKRGRKVARVTVAQPLSPSQRDRLEKALSKIYSSEIDLVIDIDASVLGGARIDVGYEAIDATISGRLDGLRRTLNEEK
- a CDS encoding F0F1 ATP synthase subunit B, yielding MTGFGLIPLEGTFGPLAPEHWSEVVVGFVLAVLIAFGVQKFVVPKFETMYAERSNEIEGGIRRSEQAQLEAKASKAEYQALLDRARGDSVAAREKAKEQAAAIVAEARDQAQHEAERMIAQARAQIESERAEAFSQLQKEVGGLATTLAGRIIGEELSNSEAASRTVDRFLTELESK